The Acidobacteriota bacterium nucleotide sequence GGCGACTCCAACACCGCCACCACGTCTTCCCGAAAGATGTGGGAGACGTTGAGGCCGAACCCCACATCGGCGAGGGTGAAGGACTCAGCTACCGAGAAGGTGCGGGTGAGGTTCGGGCCCGCCGGACAATCGTTCGCCGGATCACCGTTGACGCCGCTGGTGAAGGGGATGTTCCCGGAGGTGGAGTTGTCGTAGGTGTAGATCACCGTCTGAGCCTCCAACGAGGCCCCCACTACCGTCATCCCTAGGATCACCGCCGCAAGTATCCAGGCCCGTATCCGCTGTCCGACTTCGCTCGCTCTTTTGGTCATCATGCCCGCATCTCCAAAACAAGATCGATCTCCCCGCTGCCCGGGCGCACCGGTGCGGGGCCGTCAAATCACGACAGCAGAACGACCTATCCTCTAGAAAACACAGAAACAGAAGGGGGGACTGGCTTAGCCAGCACAATGGAAAAATATTGTCAGTAGCGACTCAGGAAGTCAAGTCGCCCAAGGGAAGGAACTTCGGCAGAGACCCGCTCAGCCCGCCGCCGCCTGATACAGCGCCGCCACGGCACCGGCGGGATCTTCGATGACGCAGTAGCGATCGTGGCCCGGTTGGCCTTTGGGGCCGGCGAGAACCTTGCCACCGAGACTCTCGCAGCGCTCGATGCTGGCATCCAGGTCCGCCACCACGATGTAGATCAACCACTGGGCAGGCAGGCCCTGGTTGGCGCCGCGGGCGTGGCAGATTCCCGCCACCGGCGTCGCCGTATCCGGCCGCTGGAGGTTGAAATCATTGTAGTCCCCCATGTCCACGGGAGCGGCCACCCAGCCGGTGACCTGCTGATAAAACTCCTGCAAACCGGCGGCATCGTTGACCGTCAGGTCGATCCAGCCGATGCTTCCCACCGGCGGCTTTACGGGGTGACTCATGGACAGGCTCCTCCCACAGCTTGAAGAATCAGGGTAACAGACCGGCGCTCCGGCGGACTGCACCATTCTCGGCAGAATGATTCCGGCCCTGCTAAGATCGCTCCTTCCGCCCGCCCAGGAACACTCCCCCCATGCAGCCGCCCACCGATCTCCACGACGACGTTCTCCTCTCCGCCCTGACCTCTCTCGCGGTGGGGGGACCGGCGCGCTTTTTCACTCGTTTCCGGACGCCGAAGGAGCTCTCCCAAGCGGTGACTTGGGCGCGGGAGGAAGGCCACGAGGTCTTCCTCCTCGGTGGCGGCAGCAATCTGCTGGTGGCCGACGACGGCTTCGACGGGCTGGTGCTGCAATCCGCCGACGATCGCCTGGAGCTCAGCCCCGACGGCAGGCTGCAGGCCGGAGCGGCGGTGCCCTGGGACCACATCGTGGAGCTGGCGGTGCATCAGGGAATGGCGGGCATCGAGTGCCTGAGCGGCATCCCCGGCAGCGCCGGGGCGGCACCGATCCAGAATATCGGCGCCTACGGTCAGGAGCTCTCGGAAGTGGCGGAGGAAGTCCAGGTTCTGGAGCTGGCCACCGGCGAGAAGCTGCGGCTGCCCGCCCAGGACTGCGGCTTCGGCTACCGCACCAGCGCCTTCAAGACCCGCTGGCGGGGACGGTATGCGGTCACCGGCATCACCCTCCAGCTGCGCCCCGGCGCCCCGGGCACGGTGGGCTATCCGGATCTCCAGCGCAGCTTCCGAAACCACGGCGGCGACCCGACGCCGGTGGCGGTGCGGCAGCAGGTCCTGGAGATCCGCCGCGGCAAATCCATGGTGCTGACCCTCGACGACCCCAACCACCGCAGCGCCGGCTCGTTCTTCGTCAACCCGGTGCTCGGTGTTGCAGAGGTGGCGACGGTGGAGCGGCGGGTGCGGGCGCGCCAGGGCAACCACAGCGCCGAGTCCATGCCCCGCTACCCGATGCCGCCGGGCCCCGACGGCGAGGAGCGAATCAAACTCTCCGCCGCCTGGCTCATCGAATCGGCGGGCTTCCGGCGGGGCCACTCCCTGGGCCCGGCGGGAATCTCGTCCCGCCACGCCCTGGCCCTGATCAACCGCGGCGAGGCTACCGCCGCCGACCTGGTGGCCTTGGCGGCCCGCATCCGCCGGCGGGTCCGGGGCAGCTTCGGAGTGGTCCTGGAGCCGGAACCCACGTTCTTGGGCTTCCAGCGGCCGGTCGAAGAGTTATTGGATTAGCAGCCCGACCGAAGAGATTTCCCAGGATCCGAGCAGGAGGAACCGACATGACCCGCCGAGACAAGGCAGAGAAGATCCAGCGCATCCTCGACGAGCTCTTTCCGGAGGTACCCATCCCGCTGGATCACCAGGACCCCTACACCCTCCTCATCGCGGTCCTGCTCTCCGCCCAGACCACCGACAAGAAGGTCAACCAGGTCACCCCCGCCCTGTTCCGCCGCGCCTCGACTCCCGAGGCCATGGCGAAGCTGCCGGAGGAGGAGATTCACTCCCTGATCCGCGAGATCGGTCTGGCCAAGACCAAGGCCAAGAACATCAAACGGCTGAGCGAGATGCTGGTGGAGCGTGGCGGCGAGGTGCCCCGGACCCTCGAGGAGCTCGAGAAGCTACCGGGGGTCGGTCACAAGACAGCGTCGGTGGTGATGGCCCAGGCCTTCGGCGAGCCGGCGTTCCCGGTGGACACCCACATCCACCGCCTGGCGGCCCGGTGGGGCCTGTCCAACGGCAAGAACGTGGCGAAGACGGAGGAGGATCTGAAGAAAGTCTTTCCCCGGGAGAGCTGGAACAAACTCCACCTACAGATCATCTACTTCGGCCGCGAGTACTGCCCGGCGCGCTTCCACGACCTGGATCAATGCCCCATCTGCTCCTGGGCAGCGACCAAGAAGCGCAAGCGGGAAGAGGCGCGGAGGTAGCCCCCCACGTCGTATCCCGGGGTGAGGGTTTCGGCCGATCGTACAGCCGGTCAAGGCAACCGAATCTTCCGCTCCTCAGGATCCGGGTGGCGGCGGTAGAGGATGGCCATGTGGCCGATGAGGCCCACTGCCTCGGCGCCCAAGCGCTCCTCCATGCGCCCCACCAGCTCTTTCTTCTGATCCTTGAAGTCGAGGAACTTCACCTTCACCAACTCGTGATCGGCGAGGCTCTCGTCCAGCTGGGTCAGGGAGCTCTCGGTGAGGCCGTTGCGGCCGATGTGCACCAGGGGCTTCAAATGATGGGCTTGGCCGCGCAGGAATTTGCGCTGGGCTCCGCTCAGGCGGGGTCCGGATGAGGTCATGGGAAATCCTTTCGCGCCGCCGGCC carries:
- a CDS encoding UDP-N-acetylmuramate dehydrogenase, with product MQPPTDLHDDVLLSALTSLAVGGPARFFTRFRTPKELSQAVTWAREEGHEVFLLGGGSNLLVADDGFDGLVLQSADDRLELSPDGRLQAGAAVPWDHIVELAVHQGMAGIECLSGIPGSAGAAPIQNIGAYGQELSEVAEEVQVLELATGEKLRLPAQDCGFGYRTSAFKTRWRGRYAVTGITLQLRPGAPGTVGYPDLQRSFRNHGGDPTPVAVRQQVLEIRRGKSMVLTLDDPNHRSAGSFFVNPVLGVAEVATVERRVRARQGNHSAESMPRYPMPPGPDGEERIKLSAAWLIESAGFRRGHSLGPAGISSRHALALINRGEATAADLVALAARIRRRVRGSFGVVLEPEPTFLGFQRPVEELLD
- the nth gene encoding endonuclease III — translated: MTRRDKAEKIQRILDELFPEVPIPLDHQDPYTLLIAVLLSAQTTDKKVNQVTPALFRRASTPEAMAKLPEEEIHSLIREIGLAKTKAKNIKRLSEMLVERGGEVPRTLEELEKLPGVGHKTASVVMAQAFGEPAFPVDTHIHRLAARWGLSNGKNVAKTEEDLKKVFPRESWNKLHLQIIYFGREYCPARFHDLDQCPICSWAATKKRKREEARR
- a CDS encoding YhbY family RNA-binding protein, with the translated sequence MTSSGPRLSGAQRKFLRGQAHHLKPLVHIGRNGLTESSLTQLDESLADHELVKVKFLDFKDQKKELVGRMEERLGAEAVGLIGHMAILYRRHPDPEERKIRLP
- a CDS encoding VOC family protein, yielding MSHPVKPPVGSIGWIDLTVNDAAGLQEFYQQVTGWVAAPVDMGDYNDFNLQRPDTATPVAGICHARGANQGLPAQWLIYIVVADLDASIERCESLGGKVLAGPKGQPGHDRYCVIEDPAGAVAALYQAAAG